A part of Vigna radiata var. radiata cultivar VC1973A chromosome 11, Vradiata_ver6, whole genome shotgun sequence genomic DNA contains:
- the LOC106777474 gene encoding ethylene-responsive transcription factor ESR2-like: MEEAMRRLNGVAPILGPDPKDSSLGENPKRSTAVNKRTLREDGGGGAMRYRGVRRRPWGRYAAEIRDPQSKERRWLGTFDTAEEAACAYDCAARAMRGLKARTNFVYPTSPQASSATADHFFHSFSNNNFTKHSPSLPFTSHRSRHSTGSASCFDYPSAVDFSFSNPRNPSSSLNMLLLRDLINSSSNNPSLLSSSTHNFHDQFYNKGSSTFPSLPTVSSSSSSSPLIPSYSVSYPLEGASSVNVNTVCGTNFTEKGDDDSGSGFFCRESSDSGLLEEIVNKFLPKAKPNKCESLPKMESVRNPQEPVLPSLISESALVSTAQCYDDTKKGFQKNESFGLSFDHQDLPMQKFDNFNGFHHLQGMALGNEQTMTNHAENCIVEDVFQYQELLNSFAIRMQNA, from the coding sequence ATGGAAGAAGCAATGAGGCGTCTCAACGGTGTGGCTCCGATTCTCGGACCCGACCCGAAAGACTCATCACTCGGTGAAAACCCTAAACGCTCCACCGCCGTTAACAAGCGGACTTTAAGAGAAGACGGCGGCGGCGGAGCCATGAGGTATCGTGGTGTGAGGCGCAGGCCGTGGGGACGTTATGCCGCCGAGATTAGGGACCCTCAGTCGAAGGAGCGACGGTGGCTGGGAACCTTCGACACCGCGGAGGAAGCTGCCTGCGCCTACGACTGCGCCGCCCGAGCCATGCGCGGTCTCAAGGCTCGCACCAACTTCGTGTACCCCACTTCTCCGCAAGCTTCTTCCGCCACAGCCGACcacttctttcattcttttagtAATAACAACTTCACCAAACACTCTCCGTCACTACCCTTCACCAGCCACCGTAGTCGCCACTCGACTGGTTCCGCCAGCTGCTTTGACTACCCTAGCGCCGTTGACTTTTCCTTTTCCAACCCGCGAAACCCTTCTTCCTCACTCAACATGCTTCTCCTTCGCGACCTCATTAACTCTTCCTCAAATAACCCTTCCTTGCTTTCTTCTTCCACCCACAACTTCCACGACCAGTTCTACAACAAGGGTTCTTCTACTTTTCCATCGTTACCAactgtttcttcttcttcttcttcttcacctctTATTCCTAGTTATTCGGTGAGTTACCCTTTGGAAGGCGCTTCGTCTGTTAATGTGAACACGGTATGTGGAACTAATTTCACTGAAAAAGGTGATGATGACAGTGGGTCTGGATTTTTCTGTCGAGAGTCTTCGGATTCCGGATTGTTGGAAGAGATAGTTAACAAGTTCTTGCCCAAAGCGAAGCCTAATAAATGCGAGAGTTTGCCAAAAATGGAGAGTGTCCGAAACCCTCAGGAGCCCGTTCTTCCTTCTCTTATTTCTGAATCAGCACTTGTTTCCACCGCGCAATGCTATGATGACACGAAGAAGGGGTTTCAGAAGAATGAGAGTTTCGGCCTTTCTTTCGATCATCAGGATCTTCCCATGCAGAAATTTGACAACTTTAATGGGTTTCATCACTTGCAGGGTATGGCTCTGGGGAATGAACAAACCATGACGAATCATGCAGAGAATTGCATCGTTGAAGATGTTTTTCAGTACCAAGAGCTTCTTAATTCTTTTGCAATCAGGATGCAGAATGCTTAG
- the LOC111240547 gene encoding uncharacterized protein LOC111240547, which translates to MKKDAPMCEKLRGCHSFTPQNPIITPRLPLRLSDTPNGSPVKAVHSLSLKQTPIENSTDSSTVTAIDSCNSSISGNDNRFAAAIVPRSYAGDPQFSGELCVPYDDMA; encoded by the exons ATGAAAAAAGATGCTCCAATGTGTGAGAAATTACGGGGTTGCCACTCCTTTACTCCTCAAAACCCCATCATCACTCCCAGATTACCCCTCAGACTCTCGGACACACCAAACGGATCTCCTGTCAAAGCGGTGCATTCCCTCTCTTTAAAACAAACACCAA TCGAGAACTCCACCGACTCCTCCACCGTCACTGCTATTGACAGCTGCAACTCCTCAATTTCGGGCAATGACAACCGCTTCGCCGCAGCCATTGTCCCTCGCAGCTACGCCGGTGATCCTCAATTCTCCGGAGAACTCTGCGTTCCG TACGATGATATGGCGTAA